One genomic window of Elaeis guineensis isolate ETL-2024a chromosome 2, EG11, whole genome shotgun sequence includes the following:
- the LOC105036112 gene encoding protein kinase PINOID → MSGLLPDSDGEIGSETLNSSQSSMSSGSCDRRSSFSRPSFDAAVEPAADSSGGGHCPCSPPGLFSKPHRSSDPAWAAIHSRRDGGLPARLGPRDFKLVRRIGSGDIGTVYLCRLREEQRCPEASPMCYAMKVVDKLALAKKKKLERAATEKRILRVLDHPFLPTLYADFDASPHFSCVVMEYCSGGDLHTLRHRQPGLRFSVTAARFYAAEVLLALEYLHMLGIVYRDLKPENILIRSDGHIMLSDFDLSLQSTSSPTLEPTAAASADATDDADEPSCLPDRLFRPRKPASSLPSPRFVAEPVAARSCSFVGTHEYVAPEVAGGRPHGSAVDWWAYGVLLYEILYGRTPFAGPTNEVTLRNIVKQPLAFPPARGPADSAARDLISGLLVKDPASRFGSRRGAADVKAHPFFKGLNLALLRSHRPPVIPGLVRSNSCRERQKPARFDFF, encoded by the exons ATGAGCGGTCTCCTGCCGGATTCCGACGGCGAGATCGGTTCCGAAACCCTAAATTCCAGCCAGAGCTCCATGAGCAGCGGGAGCTGCGATCGCCGCAGCAGCTTCTCCCGCCCCTCCTTCGACGCCGCCGTGGAGCCCGCCGCGGACTCGTCCGGCGGCGGCCACTGCCCTTGCTCCCCTCCCGGGCTGTTTTCCAAGCCCCACCGCTCGTCGGACCCGGCGTGGGCGGCGATCCACTCGCGGCGGGACGGCGGGCTCCCGGCACGTCTCGGCCCCCGGGACTTCAAGCTGGTACGCCGGATCGGGAGCGGCGACATCGGGACCGTCTACCTCTGCCGGCTCCGAGAGGAGCAGCGGTGCCCGGAGGCGTCGCCGATGTGTTACGCGATGAAGGTGGTGGACAAGCTGGCGCTGGCGAAGAAAAAGAAGCTGGAGAGGGCGGCGACGGAGAAGAGGATTCTGAGGGTTCTCGACCACCCGTTTCTGCCGACTTTGTACGCCGACTTCGACGCGTCGCCGCATTTCTCGTGCGTGGTGATGGAGTACTGCAGCGGCGGCGATCTCCACACCCTCCGCCACCGCCAGCCCGGCCTTCGCTTCTCCGTCACCGCCGccag GTTTTACGCCGCTGAAGTACTTCTGGCCTTGGAGTACCTCCACATGCTCGGCATCGTCTACCGCGACCTCAAGCCCGAGAACATCCTCATCCGCTCTGACGGCCACATCATGCTCTCCGACTTCGACCTCTCTCTCCAGTCCACCTCCTCCCCCACCCTCGAACCTACCGCTGCCGCCTCCGCCGACGCCACCGACGACGCCGACGAGCCCTCCTGCCTCCCCGACCGCCTCTTCCGCCCCCGCAAGCCCGcctcctccctcccctccccccgGTTCGTCGCCGAGCCTGTCGCCGCCCGGTCCTGCTCCTTTGTCGGCACCCACGAGTACGTCGCCCCCGAGGTCGCCGGCGGCCGCCCCCACGGCAGCGCCGTCGACTGGTGGGCCTACGGCGTCCTCCTCTACGAGATCCTCTACGGTCGGACCCCCTTCGCGGGGCCCACCAACGAGGTCACCCTCCGCAACATCGTGAAGCAGCCTCTCGCCTTTCCCCCGGCTCGCGGCCCGGCCGACTCGGCCGCCCGGGATCTCATCTCCGGTCTGCTCGTCAAGGACCCGGCCTCCCGATTCGGTTCGAGACGCGGAGCCGCGGACGTCAAAGCCCACCCCTTCTTCAAAGGCTTGAACCTGGCTCTCCTCCGCTCCCACCGCCCCCCGGTCATCCCCGGTCTGGTCCGGTCCAACTCCTGCCGCGAGCGCCAGAAGCCGGCCCGCTTCGACTTCTTCTGA